The genomic DNA TGTCCGGCCCTCGTCGCGCTTCCTGGTATACGTTTTTGACCTATGCGGCCCGCACTCACGTGCGTCGGTAAAATGCCTGTGAAACGGGGTTGAAAGCCGAGAGCGGGAGGGATAGAATCCCTACGTGTTGGCACTCGGATAAGGAGAGTGCTAGCAGGCGGCATATCCGGCTGCGAAGTGGGGTACATACCTGTTCGCGGTTCGCCGCGCGATGGGGTGCTGCATCAAGCGTCGTAATCCCGTCAGCACAGTAGGAAGTAAGTCATGCCGGTTCGATAACACAGGAGGGCAGCACATGAAGCTCAAGCCGCTGGGCGACCGAGTGGTCGTCAAGGCCGCCGAGGCCGAGGAGCAGACCAAGAGCGGTCTGTACATTCCCGACACCGCCAAGGAAAAGCCGCAGAAGGGTACCGTCATCGCGGTGGGAGAAGGTCGTTTCGAAGACGGCGCGCGCGTGCCGCTCGACGTCAAAGAGGGCGACACCATCATCTACAGCAAGTACGGCGGTACTGAGATCAAGCTTGATGGCGAGGAGTACATGATTCTTTCCGAGCGCGATATCCTCGCGGTCGTCGAGGGTTAGTCGCAAACGCAAAGCCCCCGCCAGTCCACCCACCGATCCAAGGAGGAGATATCTTAGATGGCTAAAGAGATCCGGTTCGACGAGGAGGCCCGACGCGGCCTCGAGGCCGGCGTCAACAAGCTGGCCGACGCGGTCAAGGTCACTCTCGGCCCCAAAGGCCGCTACGTTGTGCTCGAGAAGAAGTTTGGCGCGCCAACTATCACTAACGACGGCGTTACCATCGCAAAGGAGATCGAGCTCGACGACGCGCTCGAGAACATGGGCGCTCAGCTCGTCAAAGAAGTCGCGACTAAGACCAACGACGTCGCGGGTGACGGTACCACCACCGCGACCCTGCTCGCACAGGTTATCGTTCGCGAAGGCTTGCGCAACGTTGCCGCTGGCGCAAATCCGCTCGCCATCAAGCGCGGTATCGAGAAGTCCGTCGAGGTCGTCGTTGAGGCGATCAAGTCCAACGCGAAGGAA from Clostridiales bacterium includes the following:
- the groES gene encoding co-chaperone GroES, with the protein product MKLKPLGDRVVVKAAEAEEQTKSGLYIPDTAKEKPQKGTVIAVGEGRFEDGARVPLDVKEGDTIIYSKYGGTEIKLDGEEYMILSERDILAVVEG